From a region of the Corallococcus coralloides DSM 2259 genome:
- the dacB gene encoding D-alanyl-D-alanine carboxypeptidase/D-alanyl-D-alanine-endopeptidase, producing the protein MQVFRTRPFWAATAIALWLPSATLAASPSAEKKAEREALKNALVQVMQRTALKSSRVGVHMQSLDDGTVVFSHNADELLNPASNVKLVTSSAALVALGPEFRYETEFLVEQDMPADGKVKTLYVRGKGDPTITTERLYGMTSELLHAGLKEVQDIVVDDSWFDAERTPPGYDQEDSDRAYMAPTGAVSLNWNAVAVYVRAAPGGKAVVDMEPPSDFFVVENTVTSGPGRARRVSVKSDAYGDKQKVVVKGQVPDERGAVSVWKKIDNPPLYFGGSLKQLLTSRGVKVKGKVKLGLTPSRAKVVYVAQSDTFDIVLKRLNKLSSNFVAETLLKTMGAELRGQPGSFAKGIDVVEEFLDRDVGIPRGTYVMKNGSGLNDANRFSTAQMDRLLRHMYERFPLAPEYLSSLGIAGKDGTLKYRFDGTDAVGRLRAKTGTLEGVSALSGYVQSAGGEKFSFSIMVNDYAGRAGPVVAGMDALGAAVAATGSTLGPGTALANLNEGQKTQGGLPDIANRVKTYLELGKQRDQRNIGFLRTAWRSERDPAVRAVLAESLYQSNPHDYLGTRTLLDSYSATDDVYGRLRQVAHALSVGVPGVSSMVELASGGNTEALARVMELCRAAGAARDVEAQDELADGLGEVARTAPEELVVALRTASTVERDATVPLLAQGLVKGGDTTHPFWKSLRKLGSGGTDPQLVAFAKGLDSTLTTKTAEARTSQRAQPVQVVAPASATPNVVPASGVLRPGG; encoded by the coding sequence GTGCAGGTTTTTCGAACCAGACCCTTCTGGGCAGCGACCGCCATTGCCTTGTGGCTCCCTTCCGCCACCCTGGCCGCGTCGCCGTCCGCCGAGAAAAAGGCTGAACGCGAGGCGCTGAAGAACGCGCTCGTGCAGGTCATGCAACGCACCGCGCTCAAGAGCAGCCGTGTCGGCGTCCATATGCAGAGCCTGGACGACGGCACCGTGGTGTTCAGCCACAACGCGGACGAGCTGCTCAACCCCGCCTCCAACGTGAAGCTCGTCACGTCCTCCGCGGCGCTCGTCGCCCTGGGGCCGGAGTTCCGCTACGAGACGGAGTTCCTCGTCGAGCAGGACATGCCCGCCGACGGCAAGGTCAAGACGCTCTACGTGCGCGGCAAGGGTGACCCCACCATCACCACCGAGCGCCTCTACGGCATGACCTCCGAGCTGCTCCACGCGGGCCTCAAGGAGGTGCAGGACATCGTCGTGGACGACTCCTGGTTCGACGCCGAGCGCACGCCGCCCGGCTACGACCAGGAGGACTCCGACCGCGCGTACATGGCGCCCACCGGCGCGGTGAGCCTCAACTGGAACGCGGTCGCCGTCTACGTGCGCGCCGCACCCGGCGGCAAGGCCGTGGTGGACATGGAGCCGCCCAGCGACTTCTTCGTCGTGGAGAACACCGTCACCAGCGGCCCCGGCCGCGCGCGGCGCGTGTCCGTGAAGTCCGACGCGTACGGCGACAAGCAGAAGGTCGTCGTCAAGGGGCAGGTCCCCGACGAGCGCGGCGCCGTCAGCGTCTGGAAGAAGATCGACAACCCGCCCCTGTACTTCGGCGGGTCGCTCAAGCAGTTGCTGACGTCGCGCGGCGTGAAGGTGAAGGGCAAGGTGAAGCTGGGCCTGACGCCGTCCCGCGCGAAGGTCGTGTACGTGGCCCAGTCGGACACGTTCGACATCGTCCTCAAGCGCCTCAACAAGCTGTCCAGCAACTTCGTCGCGGAGACGCTCCTCAAGACGATGGGCGCGGAGCTGCGCGGACAGCCGGGCTCGTTCGCCAAGGGCATCGACGTGGTGGAGGAGTTCCTGGACCGTGACGTGGGCATCCCGCGCGGCACCTACGTGATGAAGAACGGCAGCGGTCTCAACGACGCCAACCGCTTCTCCACCGCTCAGATGGACCGGCTCCTGCGCCACATGTACGAGCGCTTCCCGCTGGCCCCGGAGTACCTGTCCTCGCTGGGCATCGCCGGCAAGGACGGCACGCTCAAGTACCGCTTCGACGGCACGGACGCCGTGGGCCGGCTGCGCGCCAAGACGGGCACCCTGGAGGGCGTCTCCGCGCTCAGCGGCTACGTGCAGTCCGCGGGCGGAGAGAAGTTCTCCTTCTCCATCATGGTCAACGACTACGCGGGCCGCGCCGGCCCCGTCGTCGCAGGCATGGACGCGCTGGGCGCCGCCGTGGCCGCCACCGGCTCCACGCTGGGGCCGGGCACCGCGCTGGCCAACCTCAATGAGGGCCAGAAGACCCAGGGCGGCCTGCCGGACATCGCCAACCGCGTGAAGACCTACCTGGAGCTGGGCAAGCAGCGCGATCAACGCAACATCGGGTTCCTGCGCACCGCGTGGCGCAGCGAGCGCGACCCCGCCGTGCGCGCCGTGCTGGCGGAGAGCCTCTACCAGTCCAACCCGCACGACTACCTGGGCACCCGCACGCTCCTGGACAGCTACTCCGCCACGGATGACGTCTACGGCCGCCTGCGCCAGGTGGCCCACGCCCTGTCCGTGGGCGTGCCCGGCGTGAGCAGCATGGTGGAGCTGGCCTCCGGCGGAAACACGGAGGCCCTGGCCCGCGTGATGGAGCTGTGCCGCGCGGCCGGCGCCGCCCGTGACGTGGAGGCGCAGGACGAACTGGCGGACGGCCTGGGCGAGGTGGCCCGCACGGCCCCCGAGGAACTGGTCGTTGCCCTGCGCACCGCCAGCACCGTGGAGCGCGACGCGACCGTGCCGCTCCTGGCTCAGGGGCTGGTGAAGGGCGGGGACACCACCCACCCGTTCTGGAAGTCCCTGCGCAAGCTGGGCTCCGGCGGGACGGACCCGCAGCTCGTCGCCTTCGCCAAGGGGCTGGACTCCACCCTCACCACCAAGACGGCCGAGGCCCGGACCTCCCAGCGCGCCCAGCCAGTCCAGGTGGTCGCGCCGGCCTCCGCCACGCCCAACGTGGTCCCTGCCTCCGGCGTCCTCCGCCCGGGCGGGTAG
- a CDS encoding PTS sugar transporter subunit IIA: protein MRIADFLSPQAVVADMQARTKAEVLRELSATLVRAHPTLREDRLVAVLQEREKLGSTGIGEGVAIPHGKLAGMDSLQAAFCVSRTGVDFESIDGKPTHLFFALVAPENSAGVHLKALARISRLFKNPRFRAAILEAPSAADIHALIVQEDARP from the coding sequence TTGAGAATCGCCGATTTCCTCAGCCCCCAGGCGGTCGTCGCGGACATGCAGGCCCGGACGAAAGCGGAGGTGCTGCGCGAGCTGAGTGCCACGTTGGTCCGGGCGCACCCGACGCTGCGCGAGGACCGGCTGGTGGCGGTGCTCCAGGAACGCGAGAAGCTGGGCAGCACGGGCATTGGCGAGGGCGTGGCCATCCCCCACGGCAAGCTGGCGGGCATGGACAGCCTCCAGGCGGCCTTCTGCGTGTCGCGCACGGGGGTGGACTTCGAGTCCATCGACGGCAAGCCCACGCACCTGTTCTTCGCGCTGGTGGCGCCGGAGAACAGCGCGGGGGTGCACCTGAAGGCGCTGGCGCGCATCTCGCGGCTGTTCAAGAACCCGCGCTTCCGGGCGGCCATCCTCGAGGCGCCCTCGGCCGCGGACATCCACGCCCTCATCGTCCAGGAAGACGCTCGGCCCTGA
- a CDS encoding alpha/beta hydrolase family protein: protein MLRLGSGSMVGVFLVSALLTGGCSSAKKATEAPRTDHTSLYGADAAYAVGVTQSLTYKDAVRRRTLKPVVWYPVAPGTPMDNRAPSDLFKPFYGAKDAPLSDARERWPVVLLSHGSGGSVMDLSWFGSNLAAHGFVVVGLNHPGNTFGDTSPEGFARAYERPQDFTVILDHLLKDPKWGPRVDPERIGASGHSMGGYTALALVGLNLNLEWIEKRCKTPGTQEEIGCEGLRDVDYSRIDMKRSRASYLDPRVKAAFAMAPGMAASFEARDTADIQKPVELVLAKGDELMPHEGHGMHLAGLLPPATTMTVVLDDAGHFSFLPECYPKGFDVIAMLCRDPVAGTRPASHARTNAEGVAFFRRTLDVH, encoded by the coding sequence ATGCTTCGTTTGGGTTCCGGCTCCATGGTGGGAGTGTTCCTCGTCTCCGCGCTGCTGACGGGCGGCTGTTCTTCCGCGAAGAAGGCGACGGAGGCTCCGCGCACGGACCACACGTCGCTCTACGGAGCGGACGCGGCCTACGCGGTGGGCGTCACGCAATCGCTGACGTACAAGGACGCGGTCCGCCGCCGCACGCTGAAGCCGGTGGTCTGGTACCCGGTCGCCCCCGGCACGCCGATGGACAACCGCGCGCCGTCGGACCTGTTCAAGCCCTTCTATGGCGCGAAGGACGCACCGCTGTCGGACGCGCGGGAGCGCTGGCCGGTGGTGCTGTTGTCGCACGGGAGCGGGGGCTCGGTGATGGACCTGTCCTGGTTCGGTTCGAACCTGGCGGCGCATGGCTTCGTCGTGGTGGGGCTGAACCACCCGGGCAACACCTTCGGGGACACGAGCCCGGAGGGCTTCGCGCGCGCCTACGAGCGACCGCAGGACTTCACGGTCATCCTGGACCACCTGCTGAAGGATCCGAAGTGGGGCCCGCGAGTGGATCCGGAGCGCATCGGTGCGTCGGGGCACTCCATGGGCGGCTACACGGCGCTGGCGCTGGTGGGACTGAACCTGAACCTGGAGTGGATCGAGAAGCGCTGCAAGACGCCGGGCACCCAGGAGGAGATTGGCTGCGAGGGCCTGCGCGACGTGGACTACAGCCGCATCGACATGAAGCGCTCGCGAGCCTCGTACCTGGATCCGCGAGTGAAGGCCGCGTTCGCGATGGCGCCGGGCATGGCGGCCTCCTTCGAGGCGCGCGACACCGCCGACATCCAGAAGCCCGTGGAGCTGGTGCTCGCGAAAGGTGACGAGCTGATGCCGCACGAAGGGCACGGCATGCACCTGGCAGGATTGCTGCCTCCCGCGACCACGATGACGGTGGTCCTGGACGACGCGGGCCACTTCAGCTTCCTGCCCGAGTGCTATCCGAAGGGCTTCGACGTCATCGCGATGCTGTGCCGCGACCCTGTGGCGGGGACGCGCCCGGCCTCGCACGCGCGCACGAACGCGGAGGGCGTGGCCTTCTTCCGGCGCACGCTGGACGTGCACTGA
- a CDS encoding ABC transporter permease has product MSAAHRFRLQSWGARFGLAVACVWVFTALFAPWLSPHAPDAIDLTRELSPPTSGHLLGTGENGIDVLTHVLYGARVSLEVSFFAVLLSAAVGITLGGIAGYAGGLVDEALMRLVDVLLAFPGILLALFITAVLGPSLTNVVFALSFTGWTGYARLTRGQVLTLRERDYVQAARALGSGPGRILVRHILPNAAGPLLVLATFALPGAIVAEASLSFLGLGVPPGTPSWGALVDQGTQYLLVAPHVALFPGIALAITVLGFNLLGDALRDAMDPRHEGR; this is encoded by the coding sequence ATGAGCGCGGCCCATCGCTTCCGGTTGCAGTCATGGGGCGCCCGGTTCGGGCTTGCCGTGGCGTGCGTCTGGGTGTTCACCGCGCTGTTCGCGCCGTGGCTCAGCCCGCATGCGCCGGACGCCATCGACCTCACGCGCGAGCTGTCGCCCCCGACGTCTGGCCACCTGCTGGGCACGGGGGAGAACGGCATCGACGTGCTCACGCACGTGCTGTACGGCGCGCGGGTGTCGCTGGAGGTGTCCTTCTTCGCAGTGCTGCTGTCCGCCGCGGTGGGCATCACGCTGGGCGGCATCGCGGGCTACGCGGGCGGGCTCGTGGACGAAGCGCTGATGCGGCTGGTGGACGTGCTGCTCGCGTTCCCGGGCATCCTGCTGGCGCTGTTCATCACCGCGGTGCTGGGCCCCAGCCTCACCAACGTGGTGTTCGCCCTGTCCTTCACCGGGTGGACGGGCTACGCGCGGCTGACGCGCGGACAGGTGCTCACCCTGCGCGAACGCGACTACGTGCAGGCTGCTCGGGCGCTGGGCAGCGGTCCGGGCCGCATCCTCGTGCGGCACATTCTCCCCAACGCGGCGGGGCCGCTGCTCGTGCTGGCGACGTTCGCGCTGCCGGGTGCCATCGTCGCGGAGGCATCCCTGAGCTTCCTGGGGCTGGGCGTTCCCCCAGGCACGCCGTCATGGGGCGCACTGGTGGACCAGGGGACGCAGTACCTGCTGGTGGCTCCGCACGTGGCCCTCTTCCCCGGCATCGCGCTGGCGATCACCGTGCTGGGCTTCAACCTGCTGGGCGATGCGCTGCGCGACGCGATGGATCCACGTCACGAAGGCCGGTGA
- a CDS encoding ABC transporter substrate-binding protein produces the protein MDVPPDIHLVTDAMPPLPSRAARVFFIALALVLDSGCRDPAPPAGITVLLEAPPDSLDDRFALTAHGQRLAQLVSPGLLTFDDSSRPVPQLAESFREVSPTVMEFVLRPGLTFHDGSALTAEDVKATFDALRDPKLGSPKRERYEPVERVEVVDARTVRFHLKRPYAPLLAELSAAILPSERVGPGGIEAQGTHPVGAGPFRFESWPDEEHLTLVPFEGWHGGRPAVSRLTFRVVRDETTRVLELLKGRADLVVNNVSPAVLPALRKSPHLRVVTKPGTGFTYLGINLREGPLADVRVRQALCHLIDVRPLVEHKLHGLAEPASSMLPREHWAFTQTPGCGYAPEEAAPLLDAAGYPDPDGPGGQPRLSFTFKTSTDRFRRAVALVLKEQLAKGGIAVEVRALEFGTFFEDVRRGRFELFTLKWAAVMEPDLLRGAFHSANIPGPENHWGGFNRGALKDPKLDRVLEAATQASREERKTLYAEAQRELDADMPVIPLWHEASVAVVSSRLADFEPSAHGLLLPLAKAREVTP, from the coding sequence ATGGACGTCCCGCCTGACATCCACCTCGTGACAGACGCCATGCCTCCCCTGCCCTCCCGCGCCGCCCGGGTGTTCTTCATCGCGCTGGCGCTGGTGCTTGACTCCGGCTGCCGCGACCCGGCGCCCCCAGCGGGCATCACGGTGTTGTTGGAGGCCCCACCGGACAGCCTGGACGACCGCTTCGCCCTCACGGCCCATGGACAGCGGCTGGCGCAGCTCGTCAGCCCTGGGCTGCTCACCTTCGATGACTCGAGCCGGCCCGTGCCCCAGCTGGCGGAGTCCTTCCGGGAGGTCTCGCCCACGGTGATGGAGTTCGTCCTCCGTCCCGGGCTGACCTTCCACGACGGGAGCGCCCTCACGGCCGAGGACGTGAAGGCCACCTTCGATGCCCTGCGGGACCCGAAGCTGGGCAGCCCCAAGCGCGAGCGGTACGAGCCGGTGGAGCGGGTGGAGGTGGTGGACGCCCGCACGGTGCGATTCCACCTGAAGCGGCCCTATGCGCCGCTGCTCGCGGAGCTGTCCGCGGCCATCCTGCCCTCGGAGCGCGTGGGGCCTGGAGGCATCGAGGCGCAGGGAACGCACCCGGTGGGCGCGGGGCCGTTCCGGTTCGAGTCGTGGCCGGACGAGGAGCACCTGACGCTGGTCCCCTTCGAGGGCTGGCACGGAGGCAGGCCCGCCGTGTCGAGGCTGACGTTCCGGGTGGTGCGGGACGAGACGACGCGGGTGCTGGAGCTGCTCAAGGGCCGCGCGGACCTGGTGGTGAACAACGTGTCCCCGGCGGTGCTGCCCGCGCTGCGCAAGTCGCCCCACCTGCGCGTGGTGACGAAGCCGGGCACGGGCTTCACGTACCTGGGCATCAACCTGCGCGAGGGACCGCTCGCGGACGTGCGCGTGCGCCAGGCGCTGTGTCACCTCATCGACGTGCGCCCGTTGGTGGAGCACAAGCTGCACGGGCTGGCGGAGCCCGCGTCCAGCATGCTGCCTCGCGAGCACTGGGCCTTCACCCAGACACCCGGCTGCGGCTACGCGCCAGAGGAGGCGGCCCCGCTCTTGGACGCGGCGGGGTATCCGGATCCGGACGGGCCCGGGGGACAGCCGCGCTTGTCCTTCACCTTCAAGACGAGCACGGACCGCTTCCGGCGCGCGGTGGCGCTGGTGCTCAAGGAGCAGCTGGCGAAGGGCGGCATCGCGGTGGAGGTGCGGGCGCTGGAGTTCGGGACGTTCTTCGAGGACGTGCGCCGGGGACGCTTCGAGCTGTTCACATTGAAATGGGCCGCGGTGATGGAGCCGGACCTGCTCCGGGGCGCGTTCCATTCCGCGAACATCCCCGGGCCGGAGAACCACTGGGGCGGGTTCAACCGCGGGGCCCTGAAGGACCCGAAGCTGGACCGCGTGCTGGAAGCGGCGACGCAGGCGTCGAGGGAGGAGCGGAAGACGCTGTACGCGGAGGCGCAGCGGGAGCTGGACGCGGACATGCCCGTCATCCCGCTGTGGCATGAGGCCAGTGTCGCGGTGGTGTCCTCGCGGCTCGCGGACTTCGAGCCCAGCGCGCATGGCCTGCTGCTACCGCTGGCGAAGGCACGGGAAGTGACGCCATGA
- the hpf gene encoding ribosome hibernation-promoting factor, HPF/YfiA family, producing MQLNITFRQFGASDSLKEYAREKVDRVNRLLDRAGEAHVVLSLERHLHHADITIHSGAWVLRGREKSDDMYASIDLAMDKIERQLRRYRDKLKSHHGKEKVHHRQDLVRVRHDVFEVHEPEETAEASAPAAQAAPAAQAPVAESGVARLVRTTHLAIQSLSVDDAVMQMNLMNNDFYVFQNQQSQALSIVYRRKEGGFGLIEPHLPEAPVAATGT from the coding sequence ATGCAGCTCAACATCACCTTCCGTCAGTTCGGAGCGTCGGATTCCCTGAAGGAGTACGCCCGTGAAAAGGTCGATCGGGTGAACCGACTGCTGGACCGGGCTGGTGAAGCCCACGTGGTGCTGTCGTTGGAGCGGCACCTGCATCACGCGGACATCACCATCCACTCCGGCGCCTGGGTCCTCCGGGGGCGTGAGAAGAGCGATGACATGTACGCGTCCATCGACCTGGCGATGGACAAGATCGAACGGCAGCTGCGCCGCTACCGCGACAAGCTCAAGTCGCACCACGGCAAGGAGAAGGTCCACCACCGCCAGGACCTGGTGCGGGTCCGCCACGACGTCTTCGAGGTCCACGAGCCGGAGGAGACCGCCGAGGCTTCCGCGCCCGCCGCCCAGGCCGCGCCCGCCGCCCAGGCGCCGGTGGCCGAGTCGGGCGTCGCCCGCCTGGTGCGCACCACGCATCTGGCCATCCAGTCGTTGTCCGTGGACGACGCGGTGATGCAGATGAACCTGATGAACAACGACTTCTACGTGTTCCAGAACCAGCAGTCCCAGGCGCTGTCCATCGTCTACCGCCGCAAGGAGGGTGGGTTCGGCCTCATCGAGCCGCACCTGCCCGAAGCTCCGGTGGCCGCCACCGGCACCTGA
- a CDS encoding succinate dehydrogenase, producing the protein MSTQATAEALTDRNPLLKSRLGSFLAVVPLTFWVINHLWDNLSAFYGATAWEKSVTEYANPFAQAFTFIIVMLPLLIHAAWGVVRMFSFKPNNLAYNNYGNLKYIVQRVAGLGVLAFLGAHIWLAFLQPRLMEGHAEPFSDIAREMHYHGPTLMVYLLGTLGTAYHVANGIQTFCMGWGIFASDRSMRRFEPFSILIFLILLAMSWGAIYALYTAGAAYGPAGLDVG; encoded by the coding sequence ATGAGCACCCAAGCCACCGCCGAAGCCCTCACCGACCGGAATCCCCTCTTGAAGTCGCGGCTGGGGTCGTTCCTCGCCGTGGTGCCCCTGACCTTCTGGGTCATCAACCATCTGTGGGACAACCTGTCCGCCTTCTACGGCGCGACGGCCTGGGAAAAGTCGGTGACGGAGTACGCGAACCCGTTCGCCCAGGCGTTCACGTTCATCATCGTCATGCTGCCCCTGCTCATCCACGCCGCGTGGGGCGTGGTGCGCATGTTCAGCTTCAAGCCGAACAACCTCGCCTACAACAACTACGGCAACCTCAAGTACATCGTGCAGCGCGTGGCCGGCCTGGGCGTGCTCGCGTTCCTGGGCGCCCACATCTGGCTGGCCTTCCTGCAGCCGCGCCTGATGGAGGGCCACGCGGAGCCCTTCTCCGACATCGCCCGGGAGATGCACTACCACGGCCCCACGCTGATGGTTTACCTGCTGGGCACGCTGGGCACCGCGTACCACGTGGCCAACGGCATCCAGACCTTCTGCATGGGCTGGGGCATCTTCGCGAGCGACCGCTCCATGCGCCGCTTCGAGCCCTTCTCCATCCTCATCTTCCTCATCCTGCTGGCCATGTCCTGGGGCGCCATCTACGCGCTCTACACGGCGGGCGCGGCGTACGGCCCGGCGGGCCTGGACGTCGGCTGA
- a CDS encoding ABC transporter permease, which translates to MTRRLVSAVIAMVGALLLVSLLLHLVPGDPVDVMLGEQATQVDRAALRQAVGLDLPWYAQLWTFARDLATGELRTSLPPFQRKVLPALGAALPYTLLLTVSAMAVSLVLALPLGVMAAARRGTPVDAAAMGVSVAGVALPRFWLGPVLIIVFALKLDWLPVSGAESWRHLVLPAFTLGTALAAFLARMTRATMLEALREDYVTVARAKGLSPRVVLWKHAFRNALLPLVTVLGLEFGALLGGAIVTEKVFAWPGMGTLLLTAIEKRDYNTVRATVLLFTFCYVVVNTLTDLAYAWVDPRVRRRS; encoded by the coding sequence ATGACCCGGAGGCTCGTGTCCGCGGTCATCGCGATGGTGGGAGCGCTGCTGCTGGTGTCGCTGCTCCTGCACCTCGTGCCTGGGGACCCGGTGGACGTGATGCTGGGGGAGCAGGCGACGCAGGTGGATCGCGCGGCGCTGCGGCAGGCCGTGGGGTTGGACCTGCCGTGGTACGCGCAGCTCTGGACGTTCGCTCGCGACCTGGCCACCGGAGAGCTGCGCACGTCGCTGCCTCCGTTCCAGCGCAAGGTGCTTCCAGCCCTGGGCGCGGCGCTGCCGTACACGCTGCTGCTCACGGTGTCGGCCATGGCCGTGTCCCTGGTGCTGGCGCTGCCCCTGGGCGTGATGGCGGCGGCGCGGCGAGGGACGCCCGTGGACGCGGCGGCGATGGGCGTGTCCGTGGCGGGTGTCGCCCTGCCCCGCTTCTGGCTGGGCCCGGTGCTGATCATCGTCTTCGCGCTGAAGCTGGACTGGCTGCCCGTGTCGGGCGCGGAGTCGTGGCGGCACCTGGTGCTGCCCGCGTTCACGCTGGGCACCGCGCTGGCCGCGTTCCTCGCCCGGATGACGCGCGCGACGATGTTGGAGGCGCTGCGCGAGGACTACGTCACGGTGGCCCGGGCCAAGGGCCTGTCGCCCCGCGTGGTGCTGTGGAAGCACGCGTTCCGCAACGCGCTGCTGCCGCTGGTGACCGTGCTGGGCCTGGAGTTCGGCGCGCTGCTGGGCGGCGCCATCGTGACGGAGAAGGTGTTCGCGTGGCCGGGCATGGGCACGCTGCTGCTCACCGCCATCGAGAAGCGCGACTACAACACCGTACGCGCCACGGTGCTCCTCTTCACCTTCTGCTACGTCGTGGTCAACACGCTCACCGACCTGGCGTATGCGTGGGTCGACCCGCGCGTGCGGAGGCGGTCATGA
- a CDS encoding single-stranded DNA-binding protein, with amino-acid sequence MAGGVNKVILIGNLGADPEVRFTPGGQAVANFRIATSESWNDKNGQKQERTEWHRIVVWGKLAELCGEYLKKGRQCFVEGRLQTREWMDKENKKNYTTEVVATSVTFLGGRDAGEGYSGGNGGGRRQQQGNGGYSQGRDDYGQPPPPMDDGGGMGGNHGGADDDIPF; translated from the coding sequence ATGGCTGGAGGCGTGAACAAGGTCATTCTCATCGGCAACCTCGGGGCGGACCCCGAAGTGCGCTTCACCCCGGGCGGTCAGGCCGTGGCGAACTTCCGCATCGCGACGAGCGAGAGCTGGAACGACAAGAATGGCCAGAAGCAGGAGCGCACCGAGTGGCACCGCATCGTCGTCTGGGGAAAGCTCGCGGAGCTGTGCGGCGAGTACCTCAAGAAGGGACGGCAGTGCTTCGTCGAAGGCCGTCTGCAGACGCGCGAGTGGATGGATAAGGAGAACAAGAAGAACTACACCACCGAGGTCGTCGCCACCTCCGTCACCTTCCTCGGCGGCCGTGACGCCGGTGAGGGCTACAGCGGCGGCAATGGCGGGGGTCGCCGGCAGCAGCAGGGCAACGGCGGCTACTCGCAGGGGCGTGACGACTACGGCCAGCCGCCGCCTCCCATGGATGACGGTGGCGGCATGGGCGGCAACCACGGCGGCGCGGACGACGACATCCCGTTCTAA
- a CDS encoding alpha/beta hydrolase family protein, producing the protein MSLFSRCSSRAVLLISAALLTGGCASSHGAGQAAAPTTASTYAKDRVYAVGLGSLTVEDTVRHRSLKTVLWYPAAPGTRMETQPTSPIFAPFLAAKDAPVSDAQERWPVVLLSHGSGGAAINMSWLGAHLAAHGFLVVSVNHPGNTYGDDNPEGYARGYERPRDFTVLLDHLLKDSKWGPRMDPERIGAAGHSMGGYTALALVGARMNLEWIARVCTAPETRDHVGCEGLRDVDYSRIDMAVARASYRDPRVKAALALAPGMAGSYEARDLADIHAEVGLVLAKGDELMPHELMGMKLAGQMPAASTRTLVLDDAGHFTFLPECTPLGFEVAPPLCRDAVAGTRTASHENTKMQAVEFFRRTLDVR; encoded by the coding sequence ATGTCCCTCTTCTCGCGCTGTTCCTCCCGCGCCGTGCTCCTGATCTCCGCGGCCCTGCTGACGGGGGGCTGTGCCTCTTCGCACGGCGCTGGACAGGCCGCTGCGCCCACCACCGCGTCGACCTATGCGAAGGACCGGGTCTACGCCGTGGGGCTCGGGTCGCTGACCGTGGAGGACACCGTGCGGCACCGTTCGCTGAAGACGGTGCTCTGGTACCCGGCGGCGCCCGGCACGCGGATGGAGACGCAGCCGACGTCGCCCATCTTCGCGCCCTTCCTCGCCGCGAAGGACGCGCCGGTGTCGGACGCACAGGAGCGCTGGCCGGTGGTGCTGCTGTCACACGGCAGCGGCGGAGCGGCCATCAACATGTCCTGGCTCGGCGCGCACCTGGCGGCGCATGGGTTCCTGGTCGTGTCGGTGAACCACCCGGGCAACACCTACGGGGACGACAATCCGGAGGGCTACGCACGCGGCTACGAGCGGCCCCGGGACTTCACGGTCCTCCTCGACCACCTGCTGAAGGATTCGAAGTGGGGCCCGCGCATGGACCCGGAGCGCATTGGCGCGGCGGGGCACTCCATGGGGGGCTACACGGCGCTGGCGCTGGTGGGCGCGCGCATGAACCTGGAATGGATTGCCCGGGTCTGTACCGCGCCGGAGACCCGCGACCACGTGGGCTGCGAGGGTCTGCGGGACGTGGACTACAGCCGCATCGACATGGCCGTCGCGCGAGCGTCGTACCGGGACCCGCGCGTGAAGGCGGCCCTGGCACTGGCGCCGGGTATGGCGGGCTCCTACGAGGCCCGGGACCTGGCGGACATCCATGCGGAGGTGGGGCTGGTGCTCGCGAAGGGCGACGAGCTGATGCCGCACGAGCTCATGGGCATGAAGCTGGCGGGGCAGATGCCTGCCGCGTCCACGAGGACGCTGGTGCTGGACGACGCGGGGCATTTCACCTTCCTGCCCGAATGCACGCCGCTGGGCTTCGAGGTCGCGCCCCCGCTGTGCCGGGACGCGGTCGCCGGGACGCGCACGGCCTCGCATGAGAACACGAAGATGCAGGCCGTGGAGTTCTTCCGCCGCACGCTGGACGTACGCTGA
- the dtd gene encoding D-aminoacyl-tRNA deacylase codes for MKAVVQRVLEASVTVDGQRVSEMGPGLLVLLGVGKGDTDADMTWMVEKLATLRIFEDADGKMNLSLEDTSKHLIVVSQFTLYGDARKGRRPSFIDAMEPVAAKALYERACEALRQRGLTVGTGIFAADMKVALVNDGPVTILLESPPKAAPPA; via the coding sequence ATGAAGGCCGTGGTGCAGCGGGTCCTGGAAGCGTCGGTGACGGTGGACGGACAGCGGGTGAGCGAGATGGGCCCGGGCCTGCTCGTGCTGCTGGGCGTGGGCAAGGGTGACACCGACGCGGACATGACGTGGATGGTGGAGAAGCTGGCCACGCTGCGCATCTTCGAGGACGCCGACGGCAAGATGAACCTGTCGCTGGAGGACACCTCCAAGCACCTCATCGTCGTGAGCCAGTTCACGCTCTACGGCGACGCGCGCAAGGGCCGCCGGCCCAGCTTCATCGACGCGATGGAGCCGGTCGCGGCCAAGGCTCTCTACGAGCGGGCCTGCGAAGCGCTGCGCCAGCGCGGCCTCACCGTGGGCACCGGCATCTTCGCCGCGGACATGAAGGTCGCGCTCGTCAACGACGGCCCCGTCACCATCCTGCTGGAGAGCCCGCCGAAGGCCGCGCCTCCGGCCTGA